From a single Nothobranchius furzeri strain GRZ-AD chromosome 7, NfurGRZ-RIMD1, whole genome shotgun sequence genomic region:
- the LOC107396311 gene encoding nck-associated protein 5 isoform X2 has translation MNQIQVANQVVQALLTQKDLKEECVKLRTRVFDLEQQNRILSVLFQQRVKTSTASVSQEVQRNGKAGIPAGRWPSLLSLTCPRSSGSGSELSLSSACSEYSSGSHTWADGRGFSKQCATSRDKRMSTGSVSSNHSASTEQTELGWKEGHILKGLKRLQMNKFKDSSSIASVSHCKDCMTSNEGIYSSGVKLCQQGITVAKVASTSKAFKADAGIGTLDAEDPYDESSKLPTRESSDHTPKDHLSLDKLDFSKDDDENFKVDSVSISADSGLFPSPDSENLLFLESPTLKPGVSPTDSLTRLEETDKNSLGKHKASILNFSDRNNNQERSTDRKSRLDYNKRQQGRPSTKLTEAEENDESFSIRHPATKALSCMNEARQRSSSMEVPHSRDQAKGYRDDATSESPQRKPKPQFCDSARKAFILRSKSADGGQEQLKHTHSPLHQKLIKGQRPKVQSEPKPLGHSVPSKRINLDNIHDSSKGMLSKPEKDGDMTASTSSKSLENIQQLSPVVSPVKQSKIVKSPGIKSPTKSDLQITRVSSNGSGEESIYDNLPCSPLKQRRQDHHCDVSQMEHRSLSPPFPPGRTTSLLLRSSSESAAKDQKLMGQRQSSTTGKPVSTATRTKDFCSILESRTSNMMRNLQHASLQIGVDGKPVQEISANIYQTSASKLPPVPIQETTESIQLSADRDATCCNENGTPFILSTQSILQRSQQSVSEPKLSEVLPITFPNVYYHGISYNPQTSGAHAVKRTLPVNAKSHEAISGQDTSTFLIFGRQNKDDGRSLQTFQTFTCDPQVIHECGAHDKVHRKTETRCNSLDSDPVQPVALDSGGMLDWGFDEQGWLFKRSVSVSTRPLLKPVLGMNGAKARSQSFGARYMDRPSFNRSGKVRTQIKTHSGSSLNSLGDVLPGSMSCSSSYHCPMNRSLLNNFLIEEGLTAPSQLGSSNERLQSLKLQREQARRLQIEQQFSSAFGEPVSEEPERQSTITTIEEKVMLGIEENLHKSQEQERTIEVKQKSGSSLASWFGFRKRNLPAPSSRKTEPPKVKEEKREQKITSLLGGKNTKSDKKRDRRKSDGKDSSAGRRESHDAVRACISMPCPGISLTEIQGHATIIRDPKMQMMNRRADGENGSAVKSPAQDAVIGCKMRTLDSGIGTISLPESCSFFSSILQLLPKSSSIPEQSLSPPSIPGSSSEEVSPSPLPRWRIPSSFKDSGHAGVPTSLSDSSMTHIPSVPFPTVAFLQPLQPSSEPIMTSTSVCDTQSRLPRLPRGGMEPNKLTHIKSKTRTTPSQQKEQTRIQLAN, from the exons GAGGTCCAAAGAAACGGAAAAGCAGGAATTCCAGCTGGGCGATGGCCAAGTCTTTTGAGCCTGACATGTCCACGCAGCAGCGGAAGCGGCAGCGAGCTTTCACTGTCGAGTGCCTGCAGTGAGTACTCCAGTGGGTCTCATACCTGGGCAGATGGCCGAGGTTTCTCCAAGCAG TGTGCCACAAGTCGGGACAAGAGGATGAGCACTGGCTCAGTATCTAGCAATCATTCAGCCTCCACTGAGCAAACAGAGCTGGGATGGAAGGAGGGACATATTCTGAAAGGCCTAAAGCGCCTTCAGATGAACAAGTTCAAAGATTCATCCTCGATTGCATCCGTGTCACACTGCAAAGACTGCATGACCTCAAACGAGGGCATATATTCTTCTGGAGTCAAGCTCTGCCAACAAGGGATCACAGTCGCGAAGGTGGCCTCCACAAGTAAGGCTTTCAAGGCTGATGCAGGGATTGGCACCTTAGACGCTGAAGATCCATATGATGAATCATCTAAACTACCTACAAGGGAATCCAGTGATCACACACCAAAGGATCATCTTAGTTTGGACAAACTAGATTTTTCTAAGGATGATGATGAAAATTTTAAAGTCGACTCTGTGAGTATTTCAGCAGATTCTGGTCTTTTTCCATCTCCAGACTCAGAAAACCTCTTGTTCTTGGAAAGTCCCACACTAAAGCCTGGTGTAAGCCCAACTGACAGCCTGACACGTTTGGAAGAAACGGACAAGAACTCTCTAGGAAAACATAAAGCATCCATTTTAAACTTCAGTGATCGCAACAACAACCAAGAACGATCTACTGACCGTAAATCTAGACTTGACTATAATAAAAGACAACAAGGGAGGCCTTCTACAaagctaacagaagcagaagaaaacgATGAAAGTTTCTCAATCAGGCATCCGGCAACAAAAGCTCTGAGTTGCATGAATGAAGCCAGACAACGCAGCTCCTCAATGGAGGTTCCTCACAGCCGAGATCAGGCAAAGGGATACAGGGATGATGCCACCTCAGAATCTCCTCAGAGGAAACCAAAACCTCAGTTTTGTGACTCAGCAAGGAAGGCATTCATCCTTCGAAGCAAGAGTGCAGACGGAGGGCAGGAACAACTTAAGCATACACATTCTCCTCTGCACCAAAAACTCATTAAGGGTCAAAGACCCAAAGTACAGTCAGAGCCAAAGCCTTTGGGGCACAGTGTCCCAAGCAAAAGGATAAATCTAGATAACATCCATGATTCAAGCAAGGGCATGCTATCAAAACCTGAGAAAGATGGAGACATGACAGCATCAACAAGCTCCAAGTCTCTAGAGAACATTCAGCAGTTGTCTCCTGTTGTGTCCCCTGTCAAACAGTCAAAGATTGTTAAGTCTCCAGGCATCAAGAGTCCAACTAAATCTGACTTACAAATCACTCGAGTCTCAAGCAATGGCTCGGGGGAAGAGAGCATCTATGACAATCTACCCTGTTCGCCACTAAAGCAGCGACGCCAAGACCATCACTGTGATGTTTCTCAAATGGAGCACAGGTCCCTTTCTCCTCCTTTTCCCCCAGGTCGAACCACTTCCCTCCTCCTTAGAAGCAGCTCTGAGAGTGCAGCCAAAGATCAAAAACTGATGGGTCAGAGACAAAGCTCGACCACAGGCAAGCCAGTCTCAACTGCAACCAGGACAAAGGATTTCTGTTCAATTTTAGAGAGTCGTACATCCAACATGATGAGAAATCTCCAACATGCATCCCTTCAAATAGGTGTGGATGGTAAACCAGTACAAGAAATCTCTGCAAACATCTACCAAACCAGTGCATCAAAGCTTCCACCAGTCCCTATTCAAGAAACCACAGAGTCCATCCAGCTGTCTGCAGACAGAGATGCCACATGCTGTAATGAAAATGGAACTCCATTTATATTATCAACTCAGAGCATCCTGCAACGATCTCAGCAAAGTGTTAGTGAACCAAAACTTTCAGAAGTCCTTCCAATTACGTTCCCTAATGTTTACTACCACGGGATATCCTATAACCCACAAACTTCGGGCGCACACGCTGTGAAAAGGACACTTCCTGTAAATGCTAAATCACATGAGGCGATCTCTGGACAGGACACAAGTACTTTCCTCATTTTTGGAAGGCAAAACAAAGACGATGGGAGAAGTCTGCAGACATTCCAGACTTTCACGTGTGATCCCCAGGTGATACACGAGTGCGGTGCTCATGACAAAGTTCACAGAAAGACTGAAACCCGCTGTAACTCGCTGGACTCTGACCCTGTTCAACCTGTTGCTTTAGACAGTGGTGGGATGTTAGATTGGGGATTTGACGAGCAAGGCTGGCTGTTTAAacggtctgtgtctgtgtctaccAGACCTCTTCTCAAACCAGTGTTGGGCATGAATGGGGCCAAGGCTCGCAGCCAGAGCTTTGGTGCTCGCTACATGGACAGACCGAGTTTCAACAGATCTGGAAAGGTCCGTACCCAGATCAAAACACACTCTGGAAGCTCTTTGAATTCTCTCGGGGATGTCCTTCCAGGAAGCATGAGTTGCTCCAGCAGCTACCACTGTCCAATGAATCGATCCCTTTTAAACAACTTTCTTATTGAAGAAGGGCTGACAGCTCCTTCACAGTTGGGGTCTTCCAATGAAAGACTTCAAAGTCTCAAACTCCAGCGGGAGCAGGCTAGGCGACTTCAGATCGAGCAACAGTTTTCAAGTGCCTTCGGGGAGccagtctctgaagaaccagaaAGGCAGAGCACCATTACCACTATTGAAGAGAAAGTGATGCTTGGGATTGAGGAGAACCTGCATAAGTCACAGGAGCAGGAGAGAACTATTGAAGTCAAGCAAAAGTCTGGCTCAAGCCTTGCAAGTTGGTTTGGTTTTCGCAAGAGGAATCTTCCTGCTCCGAGCAGCAGAAAGACCGAGCCACCAAAAGTCAAAGAAGAAAAGCGAGAACAAAAGATTACGTCCCTTCTGGGAGGAAAGAATACAAAGTCTGACAAAAAGAGAGACAGAAGAAAAAGTGATGGAAAAGACAG CTCTGCGGGAAGAAGAGAGTCTCATGATGCGGTACGAGCTTGCATCTCAATGCCCTGCCCGGGAATTTCTTTGACTGAGATACAAGGACATGCTACCATCATCAGAGACCCAAAG ATGCAGATGATGAACCGAAGAGCTGATGGTGAGAATGGATCAGCGGTGAAGAGTCCAGCTCAGGATGCAGTCATAG GCTGCAAGATGCGAACGTTGGACAGCGGAATTGGGACCATCTCTCTCCCAGAATCCTGCTCCTTCTTCTCCTCCATCCTGCAACTCCTCCCCAAATCCTCCTCCATCCCAGAACAGTCCCTCAGCCCCCCCAGCATTCCTGGTTCCTCCAGCGAGGAGGTGTCTCCTTCCCCATTACCTCGATGGAGAATACCCTCCAGCTTTAAGGACAGCGGCCACGCTGGGGTGCCGACCTCCCTGTCTGACTCTTCCATGACCCACATCCCATCTGTGCCTTTCCCCACTGTGGCCTTCCTCCAGCCCCTTCAACCCTCGTCTGAACCCATCATGACCtctaccagtgtgtgtgacacccAGAGCCGGCTACCCAGACTACCCAGAG gTGGAATGGAACCAAACAAGTTGACTCACATTAAATCAAAAACACGAACAACTCCGAGCCAGCAGAAGGAACAGACGAGAATACAACTCGCCAACT